A region from the Fusarium musae strain F31 chromosome 1, whole genome shotgun sequence genome encodes:
- the PRB1_1 gene encoding proteinase B (MEROPS:MER0000328), with protein MASLVRLALYLGAFLPAALAAPTAPSKGSDVIPGKYIVTLKPSASSAKVESHLQWVGDVHRRSLSKRDTAGIEHTFNIKNWNAYAGQFDEDTIKEIEASPEVAFVEPDKVVKLSFEQSSELSDRALTTQSGAPWGLGTISHRTSGSTSYIYDTSAGEGSYAYVVDSGVLISHSQFGGRAVAGYSIFSGANTDTLGHGTHVAGTIAGSTYGVAKKANIVSVKVFQGAEGTDSGVLAGFNWAVNDITSKGRAGKAVINLSLGGDASQAWVTAIDAAYNSGVLSVVAAGNGDENGNPLPVSSQSPANAANAITVAALTSAWKPTSFTNYGAGVDIFAPGQSILSAWIGSNSATNSISGTSMASPHVAGLALYLKVLEGLTTPASVASRIKALGTSGKITGTLSGSPNLIAYNGNGA; from the exons ATGGCCAGCCTCGTTCGTCTCGCTCTCTACCTGGGAGCTTTCCTgcctgctgctcttgctgcccCCACTGCCCCCAGCAAGGGTTCAGATGTGATTCCTGGGAAATACATTGTCACCCTTAAGCCCTCTGCCTCCTCTGCCAAGGTCGAGTCTCACCTTCAGTgggttggtgatgttcaTCGTCGCAGCCTGTCTAAGCGTGACACTGCTGGTATCGAACATACCTTTAACATCAAGAACTGGAATGCCTACGCTGGGCAGTTCGATGAGGACACTATTAAGGAAATCGAGGCCAGCCCCGAG GTTGCTTTCGTCGAGCCTGACAAGGTTGTCAAGCTGAGCTTCGAGCAATCCAGCGAACTGTCTGATAGGGCCCTGACCACCCAGTCAGGAGCTCCTTGGGGTCTCGGAACGATTTCTCACCGTACCTCCGGTTCCACGAGCTATATTTATGATACGTCAGCTGGCGAGGGCTCTTATGCCTATGTCGTTGACAGCGGTGTTTTGATCTCTCACTCCCAATTCGGTGGCCGTGCTGTCGCCGGATATAGCATCTTTTCAGGAGCTAACACTGATACTCTTGGACACGGTACCCATGTTGCTGGCACTATTGCAGGCTCAACATACGGTGTTGCGAAGAAG GCAAACATTGTTTCTGTCAAGGTCTTCCAGGGAGCAGAGGGAACTGATTCCGGTGTTCTCGCCGGTTTCAACTGGGCTGTCAACGATATCACCTCCAAGGGTCGCGCCGGCAAGGCCGTTATTAACCTTTCTCTTG GTGGTGACGCATCCCAGGCTTGGGTAACTGCTATTGACGCTGCGTACAACTCAGGTGTGCTCTCTGTTGTCGCTGCTGGAAAcggtgatgagaatggaaacCCACTACCTGTATCGAGTCAATCCCCTGCCAATGCTGCCAACGCCATCACTGTTGCTGCTCTCACCTCTGCCTGGAAGCCTACTTCATTTACAAACTACG GCGCTGGTGTTGATATCTTTGCTCCCGGTCAAAGCATTTTGTCTGCATGGATTGGCTCAAATAGCGCCACCAACTCTATCAGTGGTACATCGATGGCTTCTCCTCACGTTGCTGGTCTTGCCCTCTATCTTAAGGTTCTCGAGGGTCTTACTACACCAGCTTCTGTAGCAAGCCGAATTAAGGCCCTTGGAACCTCCGGAAAGATTACTGGTACCCTCTCTGGCAGCCCTAACCTGATTGCCTACAATGGCAACGGCGCTTAG
- a CDS encoding hypothetical protein (EggNog:ENOG41): MSIKDQLAESYPIGEPVTQPTKRRKWYSLFGNDVSHVPVDEGYSTGSDTASLHTDSMSNHHNVFAPPEAVDIYKIVDGFEGAHRFKPSATWESQEEEKLLDWFIALPACIMFFALQLDRGNIVQALSDGMLSELTVESRFYVLLALTLPDDLGLTTNDYNNGMTIFYCSFLFAELPSQVIGKKLGPDVWVPIQMVLWSVVAMSQAALQGRTSFFICRWLLGMLEGGNYKSTQDVALALLTGIPLGFIPDTILYLSYFYKNVELPKRLSWFWTSYQGTQIIGAFLAYGILHLRGHSGLHEGWRYLFVIEGSFTALIGILTFFYLPPSPTQTSRTGWKGLLRPRSGWFSEREEIIMVTRVLRDDPGKATMHNRQGLTSSLIWEALTDYHMWPIYLIGLSWGIPNAPPQAYITLTCKALGFDTFHTNLLTIPAYTLFIVQLLFWTWVSERINQRVLLGVIGQLWSLPLLVSLVVLPPIFPGWKWAKWTLSTLLVGAPYPHAILVALTSRNAGSVRTRTVGSSLYNMSVQMSSIISSQIYRKSDAPYYYTGNKALLGVLGYNILIYIFIKFYYVRENNKRNKIWEGMSREERISYLKTTTDQGNKRLDFRFAS, from the exons ATGTCTATCAAAGACCAGCTCGCCGAGTCTTATCCTATTGGAGAACCCGTGACACAACCTACCAAGCGTCGAAAATGGTATTCCCTCTTTGGCAACGATGTCAGCCACGTACCAGTCGACGAAGGGTACTCGACAGGCTCAGACACCGCTTCCCTACACACTGACAGTATGAGCAATCATCATAATGTCTTTGCTCCTCCTGAAGCTGTGGATATCTACAAGATCGTGGATGGTTTCGAAGGTGCCCACCGTTTCAAGCCTTCTGCGACTTGGGAATcccaggaagaggagaagctg CTTGATTGGTTTATCGCACTTCCGGCCTGTATCATGTTCTTTGCTCTCCAGCTGGACCGTGGCAACATTGTCCAGGCTCTTTCAGACGGCATGCTAAGTGAGCTCACGGTCGAGAGTCGATTCTATGTGCTACTGGCGCTAACTCTTCCAGATGATCTCGGTCTCACAACAAATGACTACAACAATGGAATGACGATATTTTACTGTTCGTTCTTATTCGCAGAGCTCCCGTCACAAGTCATTGGCAAAAAACTTGGACCAGACGTCTGGGTCCCTATCCAGATGGTGCTATGGAGTGTCGTAGCAATGTCACAAGCCGCGCTTCAGGGAAGGACTAGCTTCTTTATCTGCCGCTGGTTACTTGGGATGCTTGAAGGAGGTAATTATAAATCAACACAGGATGTTGCTCTTGCCCTGCTGACTGGCATACCTCTAGGCTTCATCCCTGACACTATTCTTTATCTTTCATATTTTTACAAAAATGTCGAGCTTCCCAAACGCCTCAGTTGGTTCTGGACATCATATCAAGGCACGCAGATTATTGGTGCCTTTTTGGCATACGGTATTCTCCACCTCCGGGGCCATAGTGGGCTCCACGAAGGATGGAGATATCTGTTCGTGATTGAGGGCTCATTTACTGCGCTGATCGGCatattgaccttcttctACTTACCGCCATCCCCTACGCAGACTTCTAGAACAGGCTGGAAAGGATTACTTCGTCCCAGGTCTGGGTGGTTCTCTGAACGCGAAGAGATCATCATGGTCACACGAGTTCTTCGGGATGATCCTGGCAAGGCTACCATGCACAATCGTCAGGGCTTAACGAGCAGCCTGATCTGGGAAGCTCTCACTGACTACCATATGTGGCCTATCTATCTCATCGGCCTTTCCTGGGGTATTCCTAATGCACCTCCCCAAGCATACATCACACTCACGTGCAAGGCTCTTGGTTTCGATACTTTCCATACCAACCTTCTTACAATCCCGGCATACACCCTGTTCATTGTACAGCTACTGTTCTGGACTTGGGTATCAGAAAGGATTAACCAGCGTGTTCTTCTCGGTGTTATCGGCCAACTATGGTCCTTACCACTTCTCGTTTCCCTCGTCGTTTTGCCTCCTATCTTTCCAGGATGGAAATGGGCAAAATGGACTCTGTCTACACTCCTTGTTGGCGCTCCCTACCCTCATGCGATTCTTGTGGCCTTGACGTCTCGCAATGCCGGGTCTGTTCGCACTCGTACCGTTGGCTCTTCGCTCTATAACATGAGCGTCCAAATGTCAAGCATTATATCTTCACAGATCTACCGCAAGAGCGACGCCCCATACTATTATACTGGAAACAAAGCGCTGCTTGGAGTCTTGGGATATAACATCCTGATCTATATCTTTATCAAGTTCTACTATGTCAGGGAAAacaataaaagaaataagatcTGGGAAGGCATGAGCAGAGAGGAGAGAATTAGTTATCTCAAGACAACAACTGATCAAGGAAACAAAAGGCTTGATTTCAGGTTTGCTTCATGA
- a CDS encoding hypothetical protein (EggNog:ENOG41) — translation MPQTANYLAFDVIASFAFGEHFGFIEKGEDEYGLIKIIDTRGEFMNALGSLSPFLRFVMRYNPFDSFWKNGFRASAGLAKIGKEAFEKRKSSDDNSRKDLLSFLFNAKDPDSKQPIPEEEIIAESISFIVGGSDTTSSTMTNFIDFLARDEDLQRRIQQEIDMIFPGEPSDDWVPSEKKLNNLSLLLATLREVMRLRPTSATGLERVTPQGGKTIAGQFIPAECPNLGHHDGSADLRIT, via the exons ATGCCACAAACAGCAAATTATCTGGCCTTTGATGTTATTGCTAGCTTCGCCTTTGGTGAGCACTTTGGCTTCATTGAGAAAGGTGAAGACGAATATGgcctcatcaagatcatcgacaCCCGCGGCGAATTTATGAACGCCCTTGGATCCCTTTCGCCTTTCCTGAGATTTGTGATGAGGTACAATCCCTTTGATTCATTCTGGAAAAATGGATTCCGGGCATCAGCAGGCCTTGCAAAGATTGGAAAGGAAGCATTCGAGAAGCGAAAATCCTCAGATGATAATAGCCGAAAAGACTTACTAAGCTTCCTCTTCAATGCGAAAGATCCGGATTCAAAGCAACCAAtcccagaagaagaaatcattGCCGAGTCGATCAGCTTTATCGTTGGCGGAAGCGATACAACGAGTAGCACCATGACCAACTTTATTGACTTTCTGGCTCGTGATGAGGACTTGCAACGACGGATCCAACAAGAGATCGACATGATATTCCCAGGCGAGCCTTCCGATGACTGGGTGCCAAgtgagaagaagttgaacaACCTGTCTTTATTGCTTGCAACTTTGAGGGAAGTCATGCGCCTTCGACCAACCAGTGCTACTGGATTAGAACGAGTGACGCCACAAGGTGGAAAGACCATAGCTGGACAGTTCATACCAGCAGAG TGTCCCAACCTTGGGCATCATGATGGATCCGCGGATCTTCGAATCACCTGA